The Castanea sativa cultivar Marrone di Chiusa Pesio chromosome 11, ASM4071231v1 genome contains a region encoding:
- the LOC142616210 gene encoding non-specific lipid-transfer protein A-like translates to MEKNTMSCLVLAFGLMIILVLNASASPSDGITCEEALTQLITCNPYFLGFSSSPNPICCKGVQNVPQQANTTTIRRSLCECFETAAKAFQIIPERLKQLPQLCKVKVPVPLDPTVDCNTCCFGLEVLAAYW, encoded by the exons ATGGAGAAGAATACAATGAGTTGTTTAGTATTAGCCTTTGGGTTGATgattattttggtccttaatgCAAGTGCAAGTCCATCAGATGGCATAACATGCGAGGAGGCTTTAACACAATTGATAACCTGCAACCCATACTTCCTAGGTTTTAGTTCATCGCCCAACCCTATATGCTGTAAAGGTGTACAAAATGTACCGCAACAAGCAAACACCACTACAATACGCAGGTCTTTGTGTGAATGTTTCGAAACTGCTGCAAAAGCATTTCAAATTATACCCGAAAGACTAAAACAGCTTCCCCAACTTTGCAAAGTCAAAGTTCCTGTTCCTCTTGACCCCACTGTGGATTGCAACac gtgttgtttcggtTTGGAagtgcttgcagcttactggtga